The sequence CGCTAAAGCCGTACTTTAAAACTCCCGTTAAGTCTGCGTGGCCGGGCCTTGGCCTTGTAACCGCTTTCTCCGGCGGGAGCTCCCCCGGTTCCGGTTTCATTATCCCTTCCCAGTTCTTATAATCTCTGTTCCACACGGCCATTAAAATTGGAGAGCCTAAGGTCTTTCCAAGCCTAACTCCGCTTAAGAACTCAACCCTGTCCTTCTCAATCTTCATCCTTCCGCCTCTGCCGTATCCCTTTTGGCGGCGGGCCATTTCAAAGTTAATGAAGTCAAAGTCTATCTCAAAGTTGGCAGGTATTCCCTCAAGGTAGGCAAAGATTCCCTTTCCGTGGCTCTCTCCGGCCGTGTAAAACCTTAGCATCTAAGTTCCTCCAGTAATTTTTGACAAATTTTAGCCGTTTCTTATTGACACTTCAATTAAAAAGTCCTATCTTACCTATCGCAGTGCGCCCGTAGCTCAGTAGGATAGAGCGCGAGATTCCTAATCTCGAGGTCGCAGGTTCGAATCCTGCCGGGCGCACCATTTTTTTTATTCCTTGACAAAAACAGAAAAACCCATACAATTCCCCTGCACTTTCATAACTTGGGAGGTTCATTATGGCAAGCCTTGACGAGCTCATGAGGGCTGTTCAGGAGAAGTACGCGAAGAAAGAAATTCCCGATTTTAGGGTTGGAGACACCGTTAGAGTTCACGTAAAAGTCAAAGAGGGCGATAAAGAGAGGGTTCAGGCCTTTGAAGGCGTCGTTATCAGGAAGAGGGGAAGCGGGACGGATGCTACTTTCACAGTAAGGAAAGTATCCTACGGAATTGGAATTGAGAGGACTTTTCCCCTTTATGCTCCAGTTGTTGAGAAGATTGAGGTCCTCAAGCGCGGTATCGTAAGAAGGGCAAGGCTCTACTACCTCAGGGAGCGTAAAGGAAAGGCTGCCCGTATTAAAGAGAAGAAGGAGTGGATGACAAAGAAGTAATCCTTGAGATAGAGAGGAACCTCTGGAATAAAGGCTACTCTCTCGTAGCGGGGATTGACGAGGCGGGGAGAGGGCCTCTTGCCGGGCCTGTTGTGGCAGCGGCAGTGGTCTTCCCCAAAAACGTCAATCCTTTTTTATTTAGAGATTCAAAAAGGATTTCTCCTTCTAAAAGGCTCTCCTTGTTTAGAGAGATTTACTCTGAGGCTTTAGCAGTAGGTGTAGGCTTTGCAGACTCTAAAGAGATAGACCAGCTTAATATATACAGGGCAACAGTTCTTGCTGCCGAAAGGGCAATTTCTGAGCTCCCCTTCACCCCCGACTTCCTCATAACTGATTACCTGAAGATTCCCTCCTTTTCAAACAGGATTCTTCCCATACCAAAAGGTGATGAAAGGAGCTTTTCCTGTGCCTGTGCAAGCGTAGTTGCTAAAGTTGTCAGGGATTTTATAATGGAAGAGCTCTCAAAGTTGTTTCCAGGTTACGGTTTTGAGAGGAATAAAGGCTACCCTACAAAGGAGCACTGTGAAGCAATAAGGAAACTAGGGATAACCCCTATTCACAGGAGGAGCTTTGGGAGGGTCAAGGGAGAGAGGGAGAATGGGGGAGGAGATTGCATCCCGGCTACTACAGAGGAAAGGCTATCGTATTATCGCCAGAAACTTTACGAGCTACTGGGGGGAGATTGACATAGTAGCTCTTGAACCTGAAACGAAAACTCTAGTCTTTGTAGAGGTAAGGCTTAGGAAGAACTCGGATTTCGGCCATCCGTTGGAGACAATTGATTCAAGGAAAGTAGAGAGAATAAAGAAAACAGCTCTCCTCTTCCTTGAAAAGAACCCTACTAACTGGGAAAGCGTAAGGTTTGACGTTATAGTCATTTTAGGTGAGGAAGTTATCCATATACCTAACGCTTTTTAATTTAATCGTTGATATAATTTGCCAACCGTCTATATTAAGAGCAGGTTTAACCGTAGTAAGGAGGTTTTGTTTTGGCTAAAGTAAGAGTACACCAGCTTGCGAAAGAGCTGGGAATTCCTTCAAAGGAGCTCCTTCAGAAGTTAAGGAACGAACTTGATATGCAAGTTAAGAGTATTCACTCCTCCCTAGATGAAAAGCAGGTTATGCTCGTTAAGGAGTTTATAAAACCTATTGAGGTTAAAGAGGAAAAGCCTGCTCCTGTTAAAGAGGAAAAGGTAGAGAAAAGGGAAGAGGTTAAGTTAGAAGAGAAGGTTGAGGCTGTTAAGACTCAACCTGTTGAAGTTCAAAAAGAAGCTCCTTCACCTAAAGGAGAGGTGAAGAGAGAAGAGAAGGTGGAAAAGAGCGAAGAAAGGGAGAGGAAGAGAGAGGAGAAGAGGCGCTCAGACGTTAGAATCCTATCTCCTGAAGAGCTTGCAAGGAGGAGAAGAAGGAGGAGGAAGCCCCAGCGTAGAGAAGAGGCAAGGGAAAGAGGAGAGAAGAAGGAAAGGAGAGATAGGAGAGGAAAGCCTCCCGTAAGGAAGGAGAGGTTTAAGAAAGAAGAGGAGAAGGTAACTAGAGAACAGCTTGAGAAGTTGGTTGCCTCTACTAAGGAGAGCACCCAGAAAGAGAAGGAAAAGCCAAGGACTGAAGAGGAGATCCGTGCTCAGAAGAAAAGAGAACAGAAGGAACTTGAGGACCAGAAGCGCTTTGAAGAGCTCATGAGGAAGATTGAGGAGAAGAACAGGGCTAAGAAGAAAAAGAGGAAGAAGAAGAAAGAGGAAGTTAAAGAGGAAGTTCCTTTTGAAGAGCTTAGCGAAGAGGAGCAGCTACAGAGGTTAATTGAAGAGGAAGAGAGGGCAAAGACCGTTATTATCCCCGAAGTTATCTCCGTTAGGGAATTTGCGGAGAAATTGGGAGTTGAACCTAACCAGCTACTTCAGGACCTTATTGCCCTTGGTAAGTTTGTTGCTATAAATCAGCCTATAGACTTTGAGACTGCTAAGAAGGTTGCCGAGAAGTACGGTAAAGTTGTTAAGCTTGAAGGTGCTGAGGAGGAAGAGGCCGTTCTTGAAGCTGAGCTTGAAGAGACCCCCGACAGGGAAGAGGACCTAAGACCGCGTCCTCCTGTAATTACAGTCATGGGACACGTTGACCACGGTAAGACAACACTCCTTGACTACATAAGGAATACAAAAGTTGCTGAAAGGGAAGCAGGTGGAATCACTCAGCACATTGGTGCTTCAGTAGTTGAAGCCGATACAAGTGAAGGCAAGAAAACTTTAGTGTTCCTTGATACTCCTGGCCACGAAGCCTTTACGGCGATGAGGGCAAGGGGTGCTCAGGCTACGGATATTGTTGTCCTTGTAGTAGCCGCCGATGACGGTGTTATGCCCCAGACTGTTGAAGCTATAAACCACGCAAAGGCTGCTGGAGTTCCGATAATTGTTGCGATTAACAAAATTGATAAGCCTGGGGCTAACCCAGATAGAGTTAAACAGGAACTTACACAGCACGGCCTTATACCTGAGGATTGGGGTGGTGATACTGTAATGGTCCCCGTCTCTGCAAAGACCGGACAGGGAGTTGACGAACTTCTTGAGATGATTGCCCTTCAGGCTGAACTTATGGAGCTAAAGGCCAATCCAAATAAGCCTGCAAGGGGTGTAGTCCTTGAGGCCAAGCTTGATAAGAAGAGGGGACCTGTTGCGACCTTCTTAGTTCAGAGTGGAACCTTAAAGGTTGGTGATGCTGTAGTTGCAGGCCTTTACGCTGGAAAGATAAGGGCAATGTTTGACGATAAGGGCCGCCAGGTGAAGGAGGCCGGTCCCTCTATGCCGGTTGAGGTTTTAGGCCTTGAAGGCGTTCCTATGGCCGGTGATAAGTTCTACGTGGTTGAGA comes from Thermovibrio guaymasensis and encodes:
- the rplS gene encoding 50S ribosomal protein L19 — its product is MRAVQEKYAKKEIPDFRVGDTVRVHVKVKEGDKERVQAFEGVVIRKRGSGTDATFTVRKVSYGIGIERTFPLYAPVVEKIEVLKRGIVRRARLYYLRERKGKAARIKEKKEWMTKK
- a CDS encoding ribonuclease HII — encoded protein: MDDKEVILEIERNLWNKGYSLVAGIDEAGRGPLAGPVVAAAVVFPKNVNPFLFRDSKRISPSKRLSLFREIYSEALAVGVGFADSKEIDQLNIYRATVLAAERAISELPFTPDFLITDYLKIPSFSNRILPIPKGDERSFSCACASVVAKVVRDFIMEELSKLFPGYGFERNKGYPTKEHCEAIRKLGITPIHRRSFGRVKGERENGGGDCIPATTEERLSYYRQKLYELLGGD
- a CDS encoding YraN family protein codes for the protein MGEEIASRLLQRKGYRIIARNFTSYWGEIDIVALEPETKTLVFVEVRLRKNSDFGHPLETIDSRKVERIKKTALLFLEKNPTNWESVRFDVIVILGEEVIHIPNAF
- the infB gene encoding translation initiation factor IF-2, which produces MAKVRVHQLAKELGIPSKELLQKLRNELDMQVKSIHSSLDEKQVMLVKEFIKPIEVKEEKPAPVKEEKVEKREEVKLEEKVEAVKTQPVEVQKEAPSPKGEVKREEKVEKSEERERKREEKRRSDVRILSPEELARRRRRRRKPQRREEARERGEKKERRDRRGKPPVRKERFKKEEEKVTREQLEKLVASTKESTQKEKEKPRTEEEIRAQKKREQKELEDQKRFEELMRKIEEKNRAKKKKRKKKKEEVKEEVPFEELSEEEQLQRLIEEEERAKTVIIPEVISVREFAEKLGVEPNQLLQDLIALGKFVAINQPIDFETAKKVAEKYGKVVKLEGAEEEEAVLEAELEETPDREEDLRPRPPVITVMGHVDHGKTTLLDYIRNTKVAEREAGGITQHIGASVVEADTSEGKKTLVFLDTPGHEAFTAMRARGAQATDIVVLVVAADDGVMPQTVEAINHAKAAGVPIIVAINKIDKPGANPDRVKQELTQHGLIPEDWGGDTVMVPVSAKTGQGVDELLEMIALQAELMELKANPNKPARGVVLEAKLDKKRGPVATFLVQSGTLKVGDAVVAGLYAGKIRAMFDDKGRQVKEAGPSMPVEVLGLEGVPMAGDKFYVVESLEKARKIAEKRQELARESALEKEKRVSLEDLFSRMQSGEVKELNIVLKADAQGSIEAIRKSLEELSTDEVKVNVIHAGVGPITENDIMLAAASNAIVIGFNVRPDSAARQAAEREKVDVRTYRVIYDIVDEVKKAMSGLLEPEEKEVYLGSAEVRATFKVPKVGTVAGCYVRDGVIRRNANVRLVRDGVVIYDGKIASLKRFKEDVREVQAGYECGVGLENFNDIKVGDIIECYTIEKVEREV